One region of Verrucomicrobiia bacterium genomic DNA includes:
- the atpA gene encoding F0F1 ATP synthase subunit alpha codes for MSNLLQEIEAQIAGVKTSVAKQNVGVVREISDGVAKIEGLTDAMLNEMLDFGNGVVGIALNLEETEVGAIILGDYLSVHEGSEVKTTGKLLSVPVGKGLLGRVVDTLGRPIDGKGPIKESAFYPVEKIAPGIVKRKSVSQPVQTGIMAIDAMIPIGRGQRELIIGDRSTGKTTIGVDAMINQSRINKVGRASGEKDFRPMYNIYVAIGQKQSNIARVIAELEKAGAMEDTIVVAAAASDSASNQYLAPFAGAAMGEWFMDNGMDALIIFDDLSKQAVAYRQVSLVLKRPSGREAYPGDVFYLHSRLLERSARVSEKYGNGSLTALPIIETQAGDVSAYIPTNVISITDGQIYLETDLFYQGVRPAVSVGLSVSRVGSAAQIKAMKQVAGRIKGDLAQYRELAAFAQFGSDLDAKTQGILERGKRVVEIFKQPQFNPIPVEIQAAVLWAVQNNFFDDVAVEKVKDFQTKLTDFLNTRKAEILTRIRTEKAISDALAGELKSAVTEFKQTYR; via the coding sequence ATGAGCAATCTTCTCCAGGAAATCGAAGCGCAGATCGCGGGCGTGAAGACGTCGGTCGCGAAGCAAAACGTCGGAGTCGTCCGCGAAATCTCGGACGGTGTCGCGAAGATCGAAGGCCTCACCGACGCCATGCTCAACGAAATGCTCGACTTCGGAAACGGAGTCGTCGGCATCGCGCTGAACCTTGAAGAAACTGAAGTGGGCGCCATCATCCTTGGCGATTACCTCTCGGTCCATGAAGGCTCGGAAGTCAAAACCACGGGCAAGCTGCTCTCGGTTCCCGTGGGCAAGGGTCTGCTCGGCCGCGTCGTCGATACGCTCGGACGCCCCATCGATGGCAAGGGGCCGATCAAGGAGTCTGCGTTCTATCCCGTGGAGAAAATCGCGCCGGGCATCGTGAAGCGCAAATCCGTCAGCCAGCCTGTGCAGACCGGCATCATGGCCATTGACGCGATGATCCCGATTGGCCGCGGGCAGCGCGAGTTGATCATTGGCGATCGCTCCACGGGCAAGACCACAATTGGCGTGGACGCGATGATCAATCAGTCACGCATCAACAAGGTGGGCCGCGCTTCCGGCGAAAAGGATTTTCGGCCGATGTACAACATCTACGTCGCGATCGGCCAGAAGCAGTCGAACATTGCGCGCGTCATTGCTGAGCTGGAAAAAGCTGGCGCGATGGAAGACACCATCGTCGTTGCTGCAGCCGCGTCCGATTCCGCTTCGAACCAATACCTCGCACCGTTCGCTGGCGCAGCGATGGGTGAATGGTTCATGGACAATGGCATGGACGCGCTGATCATTTTCGACGATCTCTCCAAGCAGGCGGTTGCCTATCGCCAGGTGTCGCTCGTGTTGAAGCGTCCTTCAGGCCGCGAGGCATATCCTGGTGACGTGTTCTACCTGCACAGCCGTTTGCTGGAGCGTTCGGCGCGTGTTTCTGAAAAGTATGGCAACGGCTCGCTGACCGCGCTGCCGATCATTGAAACCCAGGCAGGCGACGTTTCGGCGTACATTCCCACGAACGTGATTTCGATCACGGACGGCCAGATCTACCTGGAAACCGATTTGTTCTATCAAGGCGTTCGCCCCGCGGTGTCTGTCGGTCTGTCCGTCAGCCGCGTCGGTTCGGCCGCGCAGATCAAGGCGATGAAGCAGGTAGCCGGACGCATCAAGGGGGATTTGGCGCAGTATCGCGAGCTCGCGGCGTTTGCGCAGTTCGGGTCGGATCTGGATGCCAAGACGCAAGGGATCCTCGAGCGCGGCAAGCGCGTCGTTGAGATCTTCAAGCAACCGCAGTTCAACCCCATCCCCGTTGAAATTCAGGCTGCAGTGCTTTGGGCCGTGCAGAATAATTTCTTCGATGATGTCGCCGTGGAGAAGGTGAAGGATTTCCAAACCAAGTTGACGGACTTTTTGAATACGCGGAAGGCTGAGATCCTGACCAGGATCCGGACGGAGAAGGCGATCAGCGACGCACTTGCCGGCGAACTGAAATCCGCGGTCACTGAATTCAAACAGACCTATCGGTAA
- the atpG gene encoding ATP synthase F1 subunit gamma, producing MPSTRDIRRRIKSVKNTAQITKAMQMVASSKMRKAQLAAIAGRPYAGLMNNMLAHVAGHSGDFNHPLMEKRGGGKRAVILVSTDKGLCGALNSNLTREAARFDKNTTVFVCAGRKGAQFVARTKRQLVAEFTYKDSPLFAEARSISKFVQEMFLKGEVDHVDVLYTNFISTLNQKPDVLPLLPIGEIRGVQAGVDGQESSVALEKSSELEFLFEPGPEGVLGSLLPHYLNFQVYQILLEAKASEHSSRMVAMKNATDNAKQLIKDLTLEYNKLRQANITKELLEITTAQMALG from the coding sequence ATGCCCAGCACACGCGACATTCGCCGGCGTATCAAGTCGGTCAAGAACACGGCCCAGATCACGAAGGCCATGCAGATGGTGGCGTCGTCCAAGATGCGCAAAGCTCAGCTGGCGGCGATCGCCGGACGTCCCTACGCGGGACTGATGAACAACATGCTGGCGCACGTGGCGGGGCATTCAGGCGATTTCAATCATCCGCTCATGGAGAAGCGCGGCGGCGGGAAGCGCGCGGTGATTCTGGTCAGCACGGACAAGGGTTTGTGCGGCGCGTTGAATTCCAACCTTACGCGTGAGGCGGCCAGGTTCGACAAGAACACGACGGTGTTCGTCTGTGCAGGACGCAAAGGGGCGCAATTTGTCGCCCGCACGAAACGCCAGCTGGTGGCCGAGTTCACTTACAAGGACTCACCGCTCTTCGCAGAAGCGCGCTCGATTTCAAAGTTCGTTCAGGAGATGTTTCTCAAGGGCGAAGTGGATCATGTGGATGTGCTCTACACGAATTTCATCAGCACGCTGAACCAGAAGCCGGACGTCCTCCCGCTGCTGCCGATTGGCGAAATCCGCGGAGTGCAGGCGGGCGTTGATGGGCAGGAGAGTTCTGTGGCGCTCGAGAAATCCTCCGAGCTGGAATTCCTGTTTGAACCCGGCCCCGAAGGCGTGCTGGGATCGCTGCTGCCGCATTACCTGAACTTTCAGGTTTACCAGATCCTGCTGGAAGCCAAGGCGTCCGAGCACAGCTCACGCATGGTTGCGATGAAGAACGCAACCGACAACGCCAAGCAGCTGATCAAGGATCTGACGCTCGAGTATAACAAGCTGCGTCAGGCGAACATCACGAAGGAGTTGCTGGAAATCACGACCGCGCAGATGGCGCTGGGTTGA
- a CDS encoding F0F1 ATP synthase subunit delta → MKISKQSRRDAKQLFRSCVANGVLDENRAKQIVAQLIAQKPRGYVAILSHFQRLLKLDIERRTALVESAAPVSAEQQAAVTGQLTKLYGGGLNISFAQNPSLIGGLRIKVGSDVYDGSVKARLAELEASL, encoded by the coding sequence ATGAAGATCTCCAAACAGTCCCGGCGCGATGCCAAGCAACTGTTCCGCAGTTGCGTTGCGAATGGCGTGCTCGATGAAAATCGCGCGAAGCAGATTGTCGCCCAGCTGATTGCGCAGAAGCCCCGCGGCTACGTTGCCATCCTATCGCACTTTCAACGGCTGCTGAAACTGGATATTGAACGGCGGACAGCCCTTGTCGAAAGCGCGGCGCCCGTTTCCGCTGAGCAGCAGGCAGCCGTCACGGGCCAGCTCACGAAGCTTTACGGCGGCGGGCTCAACATTTCATTTGCGCAGAATCCCAGCCTGATCGGCGGGCTGCGGATCAAGGTCGGCAGCGATGTCTACGACGGCAGCGTGAAGGCGCGTTTGGCCGAGCTTGAAGCGAGTTTGTAA